Proteins from a single region of Pseudarthrobacter sp. NIBRBAC000502772:
- a CDS encoding ABC transporter substrate-binding protein, which translates to MKLTPKATLLAAGLLAATSLTACAGGSASAGSPAGAQPKLTFIQGVAGDEFYVSMQCGIDAAAKAAGANINTQGPAKFDPTLQKPIVDSVVASQPDAILIAPTDVAAMQAPLKAAAAAGIKVILVDTTVQDPSFAASAIASDNKGGGLEAFKAIKNLSPNGGKVLVISTDPGVSTADARVAGFEEGAKADSAFQYLGVQYSHNDPAEAARLVSAALTKDPDIVGVFAANTFAAEGTATGIRQAGKQNQVKIVGFDAGPAQVKQLKEGIVQALIAQEPASIGTKGVDQALKAIKGEPTEKEIQTGFKQITADNISGDGAEYVYKSSC; encoded by the coding sequence ATGAAGTTGACCCCTAAAGCCACCCTGCTCGCCGCCGGCCTCCTCGCCGCAACGTCCCTCACGGCCTGTGCCGGCGGAAGCGCCTCGGCCGGGAGCCCAGCCGGAGCCCAGCCCAAGCTCACCTTCATCCAGGGTGTCGCCGGTGACGAGTTCTACGTCAGCATGCAGTGCGGCATCGACGCCGCTGCCAAGGCGGCCGGCGCAAACATCAACACGCAAGGGCCGGCCAAGTTCGACCCGACCCTCCAAAAGCCTATCGTTGATTCCGTGGTGGCATCCCAGCCGGATGCCATCCTGATCGCGCCAACGGACGTGGCGGCAATGCAGGCGCCCCTGAAGGCAGCCGCGGCAGCGGGCATCAAGGTCATCCTCGTTGACACCACGGTGCAGGACCCCTCGTTCGCCGCGTCTGCGATCGCTTCGGACAACAAAGGCGGCGGCCTTGAGGCCTTCAAGGCAATCAAGAACCTCAGCCCCAACGGGGGCAAAGTCCTCGTCATTTCCACCGATCCCGGTGTCTCGACAGCCGATGCCCGTGTTGCGGGCTTCGAAGAGGGTGCCAAAGCCGACTCAGCCTTCCAGTACCTGGGAGTGCAGTACAGCCACAACGATCCGGCCGAAGCCGCCCGGCTCGTTTCTGCTGCGTTGACCAAGGACCCGGACATTGTCGGCGTCTTCGCGGCCAACACGTTCGCGGCAGAAGGAACAGCTACGGGCATTCGCCAGGCCGGCAAACAGAACCAGGTGAAAATCGTCGGCTTCGATGCCGGGCCGGCACAGGTCAAGCAGCTCAAGGAGGGCATCGTCCAAGCCCTGATCGCACAGGAGCCGGCGTCAATCGGGACTAAGGGTGTGGACCAGGCACTCAAGGCCATCAAGGGCGAGCCCACAGAGAAGGAAATCCAGACCGGGTTCAAGCAGATCACCGCGGACAACATCAGCGGTGACGGCGCCGAGTACGTCTACAAGTCCTCCTGCTAA
- a CDS encoding ABC transporter permease produces MTTTEAVPRTAGTASEISYPHTLQQVLRVQSFQILLVLVVIFLAFTALAPDVFPTWGNVRQIIQNVSILGVLGIGMTFVIVTSGIDLSVGSNLVFSGVVAAKVMQAMGGSGWGTAIVGIFVAVGCGLGWGLLNGVLIAKAKVPPLIVTLGTLGGALGLAQVITGGVDIREVPAVLQDTIGYGNVPGTTWPTISLIAMILILIFGTVLHRTKFGLYTFAVGSNEESARRVGVKVDRQLISIYALSGGLAGVAGILSLSQYGTTAIAGQSATNLNVIAAVVIGGTSLFGGVGTIFGTVIGLFIPAVLQNGFVIVGIQPFWQQVAVGAVLVVAVYVDQRRRAAAARGQSAKPEGKKKLFGRRSN; encoded by the coding sequence ATGACCACAACCGAAGCCGTACCCCGCACAGCCGGGACCGCATCCGAGATCTCATACCCACACACCCTCCAGCAAGTTCTCCGGGTTCAATCGTTCCAAATCCTGCTTGTTCTGGTGGTCATCTTCCTGGCCTTCACAGCCTTGGCACCGGATGTGTTTCCGACGTGGGGCAACGTCCGCCAGATCATCCAGAATGTCTCGATCCTTGGTGTCCTGGGTATCGGCATGACCTTCGTCATCGTCACCTCGGGCATCGACCTGTCCGTCGGGTCCAACCTGGTCTTCTCCGGAGTCGTGGCGGCAAAGGTTATGCAGGCCATGGGCGGTTCCGGATGGGGAACTGCCATTGTCGGCATCTTCGTCGCCGTCGGATGCGGGCTCGGCTGGGGGCTTCTCAATGGGGTCCTCATCGCCAAGGCCAAGGTGCCGCCGCTGATTGTCACCCTCGGAACACTTGGCGGCGCCTTGGGCCTGGCGCAGGTCATAACAGGCGGCGTGGACATCCGCGAAGTCCCTGCGGTTCTCCAGGACACCATCGGATACGGCAACGTTCCGGGAACCACCTGGCCAACAATTTCCCTGATCGCGATGATCCTGATCCTGATCTTCGGTACTGTGCTCCACCGGACCAAATTCGGCCTCTACACCTTTGCCGTCGGCTCCAACGAGGAATCCGCCCGCCGGGTTGGCGTGAAAGTGGACCGCCAACTGATTTCCATCTACGCACTCTCCGGTGGCCTCGCCGGCGTGGCAGGCATCCTGTCACTGTCCCAATACGGCACTACCGCCATCGCCGGCCAGTCAGCGACAAACCTTAACGTAATCGCCGCCGTCGTGATCGGTGGAACCTCACTCTTCGGCGGCGTCGGCACCATCTTCGGAACCGTCATCGGCCTCTTCATCCCCGCGGTACTCCAAAACGGCTTCGTCATCGTCGGCATTCAGCCGTTCTGGCAGCAGGTGGCAGTCGGTGCCGTTCTCGTCGTCGCCGTCTATGTCGACCAGCGCCGCAGGGCCGCGGCAGCCCGAGGGCAGTCCGCCAAGCCTGAAGGCAAAAAGAAGCTGTTCGGCCGACGCTCCAACTGA
- a CDS encoding ATP-binding cassette domain-containing protein, with amino-acid sequence MTTIPVLEARGLTRSFGNVRALDCVDFDVNAGEVVALIGDNGAGKSTLVKALSGNLALDSGKILFAGGEVELNSPSHASSLGIETVYQDLALAPHLNAAQNMFLGREIPKPGFQGRLGFMDNRTMRAKSKEAFDELGATVRSLSDPVGSMSGGQKQAIAIARAVAWAKGVIFLDEPTAALGVVQTKNVLETIRRVRDKGVGVVFISHSMPHVIDVADRVQVLRLGRRVATYEAKKTTVEELVGAMTGALDGAHS; translated from the coding sequence ATGACAACAATCCCCGTTTTGGAAGCCCGCGGCCTTACCCGCAGCTTTGGCAACGTACGCGCCCTCGATTGCGTCGACTTCGACGTCAACGCAGGCGAAGTGGTTGCACTCATAGGTGACAACGGCGCCGGAAAATCGACCCTCGTAAAGGCGCTGTCGGGGAACCTTGCTTTGGACTCCGGCAAGATCCTGTTTGCCGGCGGCGAGGTTGAACTAAATTCCCCGAGTCATGCCAGCAGCCTGGGCATCGAAACCGTCTATCAGGACCTTGCCCTGGCACCACACCTGAACGCGGCCCAAAACATGTTCCTCGGCCGAGAAATCCCCAAGCCCGGCTTTCAAGGGCGGCTCGGATTCATGGACAACAGGACGATGCGTGCCAAGTCCAAGGAAGCCTTCGATGAACTTGGAGCCACGGTTCGAAGCCTCTCCGACCCAGTCGGCAGCATGTCGGGAGGCCAGAAGCAGGCGATCGCCATTGCACGGGCTGTTGCCTGGGCCAAGGGCGTCATCTTCCTGGACGAACCGACAGCCGCACTGGGAGTCGTGCAGACAAAAAACGTACTCGAGACCATCCGGCGGGTCCGTGACAAAGGTGTGGGCGTCGTGTTCATCAGCCACTCGATGCCGCACGTCATCGATGTAGCCGACCGAGTCCAGGTACTCCGGCTCGGACGCCGCGTGGCCACCTACGAGGCGAAGAAAACGACGGTGGAAGAACTAGTCGGCGCAATGACCGGCGCACTAGATGGAGCACACTCATGA
- a CDS encoding nucleoside/nucleotide kinase family protein: MNTAEVRTPVSQREAEHLTCTLDELIGRARTLAASGNRRILGITGAPGAGKSTVAQAIADALDGQAARVGMDAFHLANGVLAARGSTDRKGAPDTFDPWGFANLLRRLKTNGEPVVYAPMFDRSLEESIGCAIPVAREVPLVITEGNYLLLDAEGWRESRAQIDEVWFLNLSDDERQLRLLRRHEAFGKPPAEAEAWVLGSDQRNAAVVSATRERADLIIDLSYSDSRETFTKA, translated from the coding sequence ATGAACACCGCTGAAGTTCGGACACCGGTTTCCCAGCGAGAAGCCGAGCATCTGACTTGCACCTTGGACGAGCTGATAGGGCGGGCCCGCACTCTCGCGGCCAGTGGAAACCGTCGCATCCTGGGCATTACGGGAGCGCCTGGTGCAGGAAAGTCCACAGTGGCGCAGGCTATCGCCGATGCCTTGGATGGCCAGGCCGCCCGGGTCGGAATGGATGCTTTCCATCTGGCGAACGGAGTTCTTGCTGCACGTGGCTCGACGGACCGCAAGGGCGCTCCGGACACATTTGACCCCTGGGGATTTGCCAACCTGCTGCGCCGGCTCAAGACGAACGGCGAGCCGGTTGTTTACGCCCCGATGTTCGATCGCAGCCTGGAGGAATCCATCGGCTGCGCGATCCCTGTGGCCCGCGAGGTGCCGCTGGTCATTACCGAAGGGAATTATCTTCTCCTGGACGCCGAGGGCTGGCGGGAGAGCCGGGCGCAGATCGACGAGGTCTGGTTTCTGAACCTCAGCGACGACGAGCGGCAGCTGCGGCTGCTCCGGCGCCACGAAGCCTTCGGAAAGCCGCCCGCGGAAGCAGAGGCGTGGGTCCTGGGCAGCGACCAGAGGAATGCTGCGGTGGTTTCTGCTACCCGGGAACGCGCCGATTTGATCATCGACCTGAGCTACTCCGACAGCCGTGAAACCTTCACGAAGGCCTGA